One stretch of Rattus norvegicus strain BN/NHsdMcwi chromosome 12, GRCr8, whole genome shotgun sequence DNA includes these proteins:
- the Rfc5 gene encoding replication factor C subunit 5, whose product MAAAPSQQQPRAARARNLPWVEKYRPQTLADLISHQDILSTIQKFISEDRLPHLLLYGPPGTGKTSTILACAKQLYKDKEFGSMVLELNASDDRGIDIVRGPILSFASTRTIFKRGFKLVILDEADAMTQDAQNALRRVIEKFTENTRFCLICNYLSKIIPALQSRCTRFRFGPLTPELMVPRLEHVVQEENVDISEDGMKALVTLSSGDMRRALNILQSTNMAFGKVTEETVYTCTGHPLKTDIANILDWMLNQDFTTAYKNIMELKTLKGLALHDILTEVHLFVHRVDFPSSVRMHLLTKMADIEYRLSVGTSEKIQLSSLIAAFQVTRDLIVAEA is encoded by the exons ATGGCGGCGGCGCCTTCGCAGCAGCAGCCCCGGGCGGCCCGGGCCCGGAACCTGCCCTG GGTTGAGAAGTACCGGCCACAGACTCTGGCCGATCTCATATCTCACCAGGACATCCTGAGTACCA TTCAGAAGTTCATCAGTGAAGACCGCTTGCCACACCTACTTCTCTATGGCCCTCCAGGCACAGGAAAGACATCCACCATTCTGGCCTGTGCCAAGCAACTGTACAAAGATAAAGAATTCGGCTCCATGGTCTTGGAG CTGAATGCTTCCGACGACCGAGGGATCGATATTGTCCGGGGGCCAATCCTCAGCTTTGCCAGCACAAGGACAATCTTCAA GAGAGGGTTTAAGCTTGTGATCCTGGACGAAGCTGACGCCATGACTCAAGATGCCCAGAATGCCTTGAGACGAG TGATTGAGAAGTTCACTGAAAACACCAGGTTTTGCCTCATCTGTAACTACCTGTCCAAGATCATCCCTGCCTTGCAGTCACGGTGCACGAGGTTCCGATTTGGCCCTCTGACGCCTGAGCTCATGGTTCCTCGGCTAGAACATGTGGTACAAGAAGAGAA CGTGGACATAAGTGAAGATGGAATGAAGGCCCTTGTCACTCTGTCCAGTGGGGACATGCGAAGGGCTTTGAACATTCTGCAG AGTACCAATATGGCCTTTGGGAAGGTGACAGAGGAGACTGTCTACACCTGCACCGGGCACCCACTCAAGACGGATATTGCCAATATTCTAGACTGGATGCTGAATCAAGACTTCACCACTGCCTACAAAA ATATCATGGAGCTGAAGACTCTGAAGGGCTTGGCACTGCACGACATCTTGACAGAGGTTCACTTGTTTGTGCACAGAG TTGACTTTCCGTCTTCAGTTCGGATGCATTTATTGACCAAAATGGCAGACATTGA GTACAGGCTCTCTGTCGGCACCAGTGAGAAGATCCAGCTGAGCTCCCTCATTGCTGCTTTTCAAGTTACCAGGGACTTGATAGTTGCAGAGGCCTAG
- the Wsb2 gene encoding WD repeat and SOCS box-containing protein 2 isoform 2 (isoform 2 is encoded by transcript variant 2) — protein sequence MLCSAAGEKSVFLWSMRSYTLIRKLEGHQSSVVSCDFSPDSALLVTASYDTSVIMWDPYTGERLRSLHHTQLEAPVDDSDVHMSSLRSVCFSPEGLYLATVADDRLLRIWALELKAPVAFAPMTNGLCCTFFPHGGVIATGTRDGHVQFWTAPRVLSSLKHLCRKALRRFLTTYQVLALPIPKKMKDFLTYRTL from the exons ATGCTGTGCTCTGCCGCTGGTGAGAAGTCG GTCTTTCTGTGGAGCATGCGATCTTACACACTAATCCGGAAACTAGAAGGCCACCAAAGCAGTGTTGTCTCCTGTGACTTCTCTCCCGATTCCGCCTTGCTCGTTACAGCTTCGTATGACACCAGTGTGATCATGTGGGACCCCTACACCGGCGAGAGGCTGAGGTCACTTCA TCACACTCAGCTCGAAGCTCCCGTGGATGACAGTGATGTCCACATGAGCTCCCTGCGGTCTGTGTGCTTCTCCCCTGAAGGCCTATATCTTGCTACAGTGGCAGACGACAG GCTCCTCAGGATCTGGGCTCTGGAACTGAAGGCTCCCGTTGCCTTTGCTCCTATGACCAATGGTCTCTGCTGCACATTCTTCCCACACGGTGGAGTTATTGCCACAGG GACGAGAGATGGCCATGTCCAGTTCTGGACGGCTCCGCGAGTCCTGTCCTCACTGAAGCACTTATGCAGGAAAGCCCTCCGACGTTTCCTGACTACGTATCAAGTCCTAGCACTGCCAATCCCCAAGAAGATGAAAGACTTCCTCACGTACAGGACTTTGTAG